A stretch of Arthrobacter sunyaminii DNA encodes these proteins:
- a CDS encoding 4-hydroxy-3-methylbut-2-enyl diphosphate reductase, which produces MTSTAVSVPMPTVPRRRRSPQEVSAAAPVSGARRVLLAAPRGYCAGVDRAVIAVEKALEAYGPPVYVRKQIVHNLHVVQTLEEKGAIFVDETDEVPEGARLIFSAHGVSPAVVQSAKDRNLQTIDATCPLVTKVHKEAVRFARDDFDILLIGHAGHEEVEGTYGEAPEHTQIVNGPEDVDKVVVRDPDKVIWLSQTTLSVDEAMHTVNLLRKRFPTLQDPPSDDICYATSNRQAAIKKIAPEADLVLVVGSANSSNSVRLVEVALEYGAKASHRVDFANEIDETWFEGVATVGVTSGASVPENLVQDVLHLLAEYGYGDVEEVVTAQEDIIFSLPKEIRATLKAMGDTSRGLGGRRAGA; this is translated from the coding sequence ATGACCAGCACTGCCGTTTCCGTGCCTATGCCCACCGTTCCGCGCAGGCGCCGCAGCCCGCAGGAGGTATCCGCCGCCGCTCCCGTCTCCGGCGCCCGCCGCGTCCTGCTGGCCGCACCGCGCGGCTACTGCGCCGGCGTCGACCGCGCAGTGATTGCCGTGGAGAAGGCGCTGGAAGCCTATGGCCCGCCCGTCTACGTCCGCAAGCAGATTGTGCACAACCTCCACGTGGTCCAGACACTGGAGGAGAAGGGTGCCATCTTCGTCGATGAAACCGACGAGGTCCCGGAAGGCGCCCGCCTGATCTTCTCCGCACACGGCGTCTCTCCCGCCGTCGTACAGTCCGCGAAGGACCGGAACCTGCAGACCATCGACGCCACCTGCCCGCTGGTGACCAAGGTCCACAAGGAAGCGGTGCGTTTTGCGCGCGACGACTTTGACATTCTGCTGATCGGACACGCCGGCCACGAGGAAGTTGAAGGCACCTATGGCGAGGCACCCGAGCACACGCAGATCGTCAACGGTCCCGAAGACGTGGACAAGGTTGTGGTCCGTGATCCGGACAAGGTCATCTGGCTGTCCCAGACGACACTGAGCGTGGATGAAGCCATGCACACGGTGAACCTGCTGCGCAAGCGGTTCCCCACGCTGCAGGATCCGCCCAGCGACGACATTTGCTACGCCACTTCCAACCGGCAGGCTGCGATCAAGAAGATCGCTCCCGAAGCGGATCTGGTGCTGGTGGTAGGTTCCGCGAACTCCTCCAACTCCGTGCGGCTGGTGGAAGTTGCGCTGGAATACGGCGCCAAGGCCTCGCACCGCGTGGACTTCGCCAACGAGATTGATGAGACCTGGTTCGAGGGCGTGGCCACTGTTGGTGTGACCTCCGGCGCATCCGTGCCGGAAAACCTGGTCCAGGACGTCCTGCACCTGCTGGCCGAGTACGGCTACGGCGACGTAGAGGAAGTGGTCACTGCGCAGGAGGACATCATTTTCTCCCTGCCCAAGGAGATCCGTGCCACGCTGAAGGCGATGGGGGATACCTCGCGCGGTCTGGGCGGGCGGCGCGCCGGAGCCTGA
- the ychF gene encoding redox-regulated ATPase YchF, which translates to MALTIGIVGLPNVGKSTLFNALTRNNVLAANYPFATIEPNVGVVSLPDPRLAKLAEIHGSARILPATVSFVDIAGIVKGASEGEGLGNQFLANIREAEAIAQVIRVFDDPDVIHVDGKVDPRSDMETINTELILADLQTLEKAIPRVEKEVKIKKREPAQLAAMQAAQAVLERGDTIFSSVEKDKLEMEHLRELSLLTAKPFIYVFNVDDAVLGNPERQEELRALVAPADAIFLDAKLEADLVELDEEEAREMLEMSGQEESGLDKLARVGFHTLGLQTYLTAGPKETRAWTIRKGDTAPQAAGVIHTDFQRGFIKAEVVSFDDLVEAGSMAEAKSRGKVRIEGKEYVMADGDVVEFRFNV; encoded by the coding sequence GTGGCTCTTACTATTGGCATCGTCGGCCTGCCCAACGTCGGCAAATCAACCCTGTTCAATGCGCTGACCCGCAACAACGTTCTGGCGGCGAACTATCCGTTCGCGACCATCGAACCGAATGTCGGCGTCGTGTCCCTTCCGGATCCGCGCCTGGCCAAGCTGGCCGAGATTCACGGTTCCGCGCGCATCCTTCCGGCAACCGTGTCCTTTGTGGACATTGCCGGCATCGTGAAGGGCGCGTCGGAAGGTGAAGGGCTGGGCAACCAGTTCCTCGCCAACATCCGTGAAGCCGAGGCTATTGCCCAGGTCATCCGCGTGTTCGATGACCCCGATGTCATCCACGTGGACGGCAAGGTGGATCCGCGCTCCGACATGGAGACCATCAACACCGAACTGATCCTGGCCGACCTGCAGACGCTGGAAAAGGCGATTCCGCGGGTCGAGAAGGAAGTCAAGATCAAGAAGCGCGAGCCCGCGCAGCTGGCTGCCATGCAGGCCGCGCAGGCCGTGCTGGAGCGCGGCGACACCATCTTCTCTTCCGTGGAGAAGGACAAGCTGGAGATGGAGCACCTGCGGGAGCTGAGCCTGCTCACCGCCAAGCCCTTCATCTACGTGTTCAACGTCGACGACGCCGTGCTTGGCAACCCGGAGCGCCAGGAGGAACTGCGCGCCCTGGTGGCCCCGGCGGACGCCATCTTCCTTGATGCCAAGCTCGAAGCCGATCTGGTGGAGCTGGACGAAGAAGAAGCCCGCGAAATGCTGGAGATGAGCGGCCAGGAAGAGTCCGGCCTGGACAAGCTGGCCCGCGTCGGCTTCCACACCCTGGGCCTGCAGACCTACCTGACGGCCGGTCCCAAGGAAACCCGTGCGTGGACCATCCGCAAGGGTGACACCGCGCCCCAGGCTGCCGGTGTCATCCACACCGACTTCCAGCGAGGCTTCATCAAGGCCGAGGTTGTGTCCTTCGATGACCTAGTGGAAGCCGGTTCCATGGCCGAGGCCAAGTCGCGCGGCAAGGTCCGCATTGAAGGTAAGGAATACGTCATGGCCGACGGCGACGTGGTGGAGTTCCGCTTCAACGTCTAG